The Oryzias melastigma strain HK-1 linkage group LG13, ASM292280v2, whole genome shotgun sequence genome window below encodes:
- the LOC112149501 gene encoding caspase-1 — translation MADKELFNVRAKFVGKVSKPVLELLADDLLQDRVLNDAERESISEEKRREMACMLIDIVRKKGSKASSKMIDHLEKNDPSLFSELGLSGAHQPQKNVHPQSDEVTTSVLTIQDFWKTKQNDPEVYPVTKDTYKNRVALMITNKTFLNEKMNRSGAEKDEENMERLLSNLGYKVEKHTNLTGKDINEAFISFSKQQKLKQTDSVIVVLMSHGKLGAVLGVDEYEFPVNNIYEHLGSEKCPALLDKPKIIIIQACRGAQKGSVLVSDGESQAGGFQSPAAAEDLLEDSWRYVHKEKDFISLLSCTPDTVSYRQPDRGSILIQYIVDIFRSDANTQHIQELFRKVMFRFESFDVSNKRQMPTIDRTTVSKHFYFFPGLGDTNHS, via the exons ATGGCAG aCAAGGAACTTTTTAATGTGAGAGCAAAGTTCGTGGGTAAAGTGTCCAAGCCCGTCTTGGAATTGCTGGCCGACGATCTTCTTCAAGATAGAGTTCTGAATGATGCCGAAAGGGAGTCAAtatctgaagaaaaaagaagggaGATGGCCTGCATGCTGATTGACATCGTGAGGAAAAAAGGCTCGAAGGCCAGCTCGAAGATGATTGAtcacttagaaaaaaatgatccgTCTCTTTTCTCTGAACTGGGTCTGTCCGGTGCTCATCAGCCACAGAAAA ATGTACATCCACAGAGCGATGAGGTGACAACATCTGTCCTCACCATCCAGGATTTCTGGAAGACGAAACAAAATGATCCAGAG GTTTATCCTGTGACCAAAGATACTTACAAGAATCGTGTTGCTCTGATGATcacaaataaaacgtttttgaaTGAGAAAATGAACCGGAGTGGAGCTGAAAAAGacgaggagaacatggagaGACTGCTTTCAAACCTGGGGTATAAAGTGGAGAAGCACACAAACCTCACTGGAAAG GACATTAATGAAGCTTTCATTAGCTTCTCCAAACAGCAAAAACTAAAGCAGACGGACAGTGTGATCGTCGTTCTCATGTCTCACGGGAAGCTGGGAGCTGTTCTCGGTGTTGACGAATACGAGTTTCCTGTcaacaacatttatgaacacttGGGTTCAGAAAAATGTCCAGCATTGTTGGATAAACCCAAAATCATCATCATCCAGGCCTGCAGaggag CTCAAAAGGGATCTGTGCTCGTCAGTGATGGTGAAAGCCAAGCTGGAGGGTTCCaatctcctgctgctgcagaagatTTACTGGAGGACAGTTGGAGATATGTGCACAAAGAGAAAGATTTCATTTCACTTCTTTCCTGCACTCCTG ATACTGTGTCCTACAGGCAACCAGATCGCGGGTCGATCCTCATCCAGTATATTGTTGACATATTCCGCAGTGATGCAAATACTCAGCACATCCAGGAGCTCTTCAGAAAA GTGATGTTTCGCTTTGAGAGCTTCGATGTCTCCAACAAGAGACAGATGCCGACCATCGACAGGACCACGGTGTCGAAGCACTTCTACTTCTTTCCAGGCCTCGGAGACACAAACCATTCTTGA
- the LOC112149588 gene encoding high affinity immunoglobulin gamma Fc receptor I, protein MDTCVFLLVLVSLPHIMMSIVPKVTSFRAVVELVSENSRIFSGESLHLRCSIPDVHRSNWSVEWFRGSERLPENGENFHLWNAHIKEAGKFSCQGARKSVVGIIRTMQSLPVEIDVDGGWAILKAPSHPPLVGDTLTLSCRLRGNPPVHETILYRDGIEVMRQSGQNLSFYLSNVTLEDAGMYSCRVSWDARRRTYSVISVNTMVNILEVLSHPSIEIYANVTVFKNNKMKLICHVQYNARAPAPPVHFYFYKNNRQLGLAKSKNSEMVAVDPGQYSCRVKVPQLNLVRWSQPSNFGEMPE, encoded by the exons ATGGACACTTGTGTTTTTCTCCTTG ttcTTGTTTCGCTGCCCCACATCATGATGTCTATTG TTCCTAAAGTCACATCATTTCGGGCCGTCGTGGAGTTAGTCTCAGAGAACTCCAGGATCTTCTCTGGGGAGAGTCTGCACCTCAGATGCAGCATTCCCGATGTCCATAGGTCCAACTGGAGCGTCGAGTGGTTCAGGGGTTCTGAGAGGCTCCCAGAGAACGGGGAGAACTTCCACCTGTGGAACGCACACATAAAAGAGGCCGGAAAGTTTTCTTGTCAAGGTGCAAGAAAGTCGGTGGTAGGAATCATAAGAACTATGCAAAGTCTACCTGTGGAGATTGATGTGGATG GAGGTTGGGCCATCCTCAAAGCCCCCTCTCATCCCCCTCTTGTTGGGGACACGTTGACGCTGTCGTGCCGCCTCAGAGGAAACCCCCCCGTTCATGAGACAATCCTCTACAGAGATGGAATTGAAGTGATGAGACAAAGCGGCCAAAACTTAAGCTTCTACTTGAGCAACGTGACCCTTGAGGATGCAGGGATGTACTCTTGCCGAGTCTCCTGGGATGCGAGGAGACGCACATACTCTGTGATCTCAGTTAACACAATGGTGAACATCTTAG AGGTTCTGTCACACCCTTCGATAGAAATCTATGCCAACGTCACggtgtttaaaaataacaagatgAAGCTCATTTGCCACGTCCAGTACAACGCCCGAGCTCCTGCCCCTCCGGTCCATTTCTATTTCTACAAGAACAACAGACAACTGGGATTGGCAAAATCCAAGAACAGCGAAATGGTAGCAGTGGATCCAGGGCAGTACAGCTGCAGGGTCAAGGTGCCACAGTTGAATCTGGTGAGGTGGAGTCAACCCAGCAATTTTGGAGAAATGCCAG AATAG
- the rabgef1l gene encoding rab5 GDP/GTP exchange factor produces the protein MSIQRRGIHLDQSELLCKKGCGFYGNATWQGFCSKCWREEKQRQIQEDWALAERLQREEEEAYANRQQKTQSQAAVTPFNKFEERKNKEKSSKVNTVTKFFTPSTKTPPKKDAAPFDAHSGPSPSSSTRRHSCLEDERATQEFIDFLKPLKSGREIFKQCRAFTEGMVYKQEMGADELSECVQDFYQNLSDRLQAQFKGSSDQVESVMDEVEKYMMTRLYKAVFCPETTDDEKKDLAIQKRIRSLHWVTLEMLCVPVDEEIPEVSDRVVKAITDVIEMDSKWVPKEKLACITRCSKHIFNAIKVSKKEAASADDFLPTLIYIVLKANPPRLQSNIQYITRFCNPSRLMSGEDGYYFTNLCCAVAFIEKLDAQSLNLSSEEFELYMSGQASPNWPQPRGASSCSSGSTTQADLSVLDKREEHVRKGARQLESDLIDWTNDVEQKVQSALESFPAGTQPPAGTAASEPAPAAPSAIDSENVENELLPPPLQPQVFAG, from the exons ATGTCAATCCAGAGGCGTGGGATCCACTTGGACCAATCGgagctgctctgcaaaaaagGATGCGGGTTTTATGGCAACGCAACCTGGCAAGGCTTCTGCTCCAAGTGCTGGCGAGAGGAAAAGCAGAGACAGATTCAAGAAGACTGGGCTTTAGCAGAGAG gCTGCaaagagaagaggaagaagcgTATGCAAATAGACAACAGAAGACCCAGTCACAGGCTGCAGTCACTCCCTTTAACAAatttgaggaaagaaaaaataaggaaaagtcTAGCAAAGTCAACACAGTTACAAAGTTTTTTACTCCTTCCACAAAAACACCACCAAAAAAAG ATGCTGCTCCTTTTGATGCTCATTCAGGCCCCAGTCCCAGCTCCTCAACAAGGAGACACTCCTGTTTGGAAGATGAGCGTGCAACACAGGAGTTCATTGATTTTCTCAAGCCCCTGAAGTCTGGCCGAGAAATCTTCAAACAGTGTCGGGCCTTTACTGAAGGCATGGTGTATAAGCAG GAAATGGGAGCCGATGAGCTGTCAGAGTGTGTTCAGGATTTCTACCAGAACCTCTCGGATCGCCTTCAGGCCCAGTTCAAAG GTTCTTCAGACCAAGTAGAGAGTGTTATGGACGAAGTGGAGAAGTACATGATGACTCGTCTTTACAAAGCAGTCTTCTGTCCTGAAACCACAGACGACGAGAAGAAAGACCTGGCCATTCAGAAGAGAATCAG ATCATTGCACTGGGTCACCCTTGAGATGCTGTGTGTGCCTGTAGATGAGGAGATCCCTGAAGTATCGGACCGAGTAGTGAAAGCTATCACTG ACGTCATTGAAATGGATTCAAAGTGGGTGCCCAAGGAAAAGCTGGCCTGCATCACACGCTGCAGCAAGCACATCTTCAACGCCATCAAAGTGAGCAAGAAAGAGGCGGCGTCTGCAGACGACTTCCTGCCGACTCTCATTTACATCGTTCTGAAAGCAAACCCCCCTCGACTGCAGTCCAACATCCAGTACATCACCCGGTTCTGCAACCCCAGCAGACTGATGAGCGGAGAGGACGGGTATTACTTCACTAACCTC TGCTGTGCTGTAGCGTTTATCGAGAAGCTGGATGCCCAGTCTCTGAATCTAAGCTCTGAGGAGTTCGAACTCTACATGTCAGGCCAGGCGTCCCCCAACTGGCCGCAGCCCCGTGgcgcctcctcctgctcctcggGGAGCACGACCCAAGCTGACCTCTCGGTGCTGGACAAAAGGGAGGAGCACGTCCGAAAGGGGGCGCGGCAGCTGGAGAGCGACCTGATCGACTGGACTAACGACGTGGAGCAGAAGGTGCAGAGCGCTTTAGAGAGCTTTCCGGCGGGCACGCAACCCCCCGCCGGAACCGCCGCCAGCGAGCCGGCACCGGCCGCACCTTCAGCTATCGACTCTGAGAACGTCGAGAACGagctgctgccgccgccgctgcaACCACAAGTGTTTGCCGGCTAA